In a single window of the Candidatus Eisenbacteria bacterium genome:
- a CDS encoding sigma-70 family RNA polymerase sigma factor produces MEDRAAGSPDGAAPHETTAVLIAKARSGDTPAGQRLLARLLPALRRWARHRFPARLRDARDTDDLVQDVLLRAFRRIDSFENRGEGAFLAYLRQILLNAVKDEARRADRAPRALPLDDNLPDLAPSAVERAIGADQLRRFEDALATLPEEQQQAVILRVEFGYTHAQIAEALGKPSMDAARVMVSRALAELARRIDEG; encoded by the coding sequence ATGGAGGATCGTGCCGCCGGATCCCCCGACGGCGCGGCGCCGCACGAAACCACCGCGGTTCTCATCGCGAAGGCCCGCTCCGGCGACACGCCCGCGGGCCAGCGCCTTCTCGCGAGATTGCTGCCGGCGCTGCGGCGATGGGCTCGGCACCGGTTCCCCGCGCGGCTCCGCGATGCCCGCGACACGGACGACCTCGTTCAGGACGTGCTCCTTCGCGCGTTTCGCAGGATCGACTCGTTCGAAAACCGCGGCGAGGGCGCGTTCCTCGCCTATCTCCGTCAGATCCTGCTCAATGCGGTGAAGGACGAGGCGCGCCGCGCGGATCGTGCGCCTCGCGCTCTGCCTCTCGACGACAACCTTCCCGACTTGGCACCCTCCGCCGTGGAGCGAGCCATCGGTGCGGACCAGCTCCGGCGCTTCGAGGACGCGCTCGCCACGCTTCCCGAAGAGCAGCAGCAGGCCGTGATCCTGAGAGTCGAGTTCGGCTACACCCATGCGCAGATCGCCGAGGCGCTGGGCAAGCCGTCGATGGACGCGGCGCGCGTGATGGTGTCGCGCGCCCTCGCGGAGCTGGCGAGGAGGATCGATGAAGGCTGA